The following is a genomic window from Dermatophilaceae bacterium Soc4.6.
CGATGCCTTCGCCGGGGCGATCGCGAGGTCCGAGACGTTGGAGAAGAACGACCCGTCGCCTCGGTCCAGCTCGAACCCGACCGCGCAGGGGTGCGTCTCGTCGCAGGTGAGCTTGCCCTGGGTCTCGGCTCCGGTGTCGTTGAAGTAGTAGATGGGTGCGGCGGTGTTCTGCTGCTCGCCGCTGCCCACCCGGAAGCTCACGTCCAGGGTGCCGTCCTTGCGGCCGTAGGCCTCCACGACGCTCGTCGAGAGGGCCGGAGTGTCACCCGTGAGGTCGGCACCGCCCGGGATGGCCGTCGAGAACCTGCTGCCGCAGGCGGTGGAGAGCAGGTCCGGGTTGATGACGTGCTGGTCCCGGCGGCCGGTCGGGGGCTTCTCGCCCACCGGGGGCATGTCGGCCGGGCACGTGCCGATCATCTTCAGCTTGGAGAAGAGCGTCATCCCGCTGACGTGGACCGTGATGATGTCGCCCTGCCGCCAGGTGGAGGAGTCACCCGGGGTCACCTCGACCGTGAGCGCGCTCCCTCTCGCGGGGTCGGCGAAGGTCGTGGTCTCGCCGGCGGCGGCGGGCGCGACGACCGTCGCGGCGTGCACCGCACCGACGGGTGCGACCACCCCCGCGGCCGCCAGCCCGAGGAGCGACACGACGACGAGGAGCGACCTCGGGCCGCGTGTGCGGGCAAGAGAAATGGCACCGCGAGGTGTCATCGGGGATCCCTTTCGTGGAGGGGTCGGACGGCGCGCTGACTCACCTGCGTCAAGGGGGCGCACCGCCATGGTGGGGGCGTTCTCGACACGTGGTCAAGCCGCTCGTGACCCATACGACCCCCTGCGCCCGGACGTTGCGTGCACCGTTGCCACTGGTTGTCCGTGACGTCATCGGGCGTTCACTTTCGACGCCCCCGCGAGACCTCGAAGGGCCGGAGACTCAGCCATCGTGGCTGCCACTCCCCTTCCCTCGCGGACGTTTTCGCGCACCAGGCACGCCGGTCGCCGGCCCGATGACAGGCCGTCGGGTGCCGACCGCGTCTTCGCCGGTCTCACCACGACCTCCGGGGTCGTCGTGCTCGCGCTGCTCACCCTGATCGCGGTCTTCCTGGTGCGCCAGGCGTGGCCGGCTCTCTCGGCCAGCGGGTGGTCGTTCTTCTCCACCGTCAGCTTCACGGTGTCGCAGCCGCCGGTCCTCGGCGTGCTGGGCCTGCTCATCGGCACGGTGGTGGTCGCCGTCATCGCGGTGGTGATCGCCGTCCCGGTGAGCATCCTCACGGCCCTGTTCATCACCGACGTGGCCCAGGGGCGGGTGCGGGCCACGATGATGGGCCTGCTCGACCTGCTCGCCGCCCTGCCGAGCCTGCTCTACGGGCTCTGGGGCTTCGCCTTCCTGTCCCCGCTGCTGCCGTCCGTGACGTCGTGGCTGGCGGCCCGCCTCGGCTTCATCCCGGTCTTCCGGGTGGATGACACGGCGCCCCTGATCTCGTCCTACTTCATCGCGGGCCTGGTCGTCTCGCTGATGGTCCTGCCGATCATCACGTCGGTCGTGCGCGAGGTCTTCATGCAGGTGCCTTCGGGCGAGAAGGAGGCGGCCCTGGCGCTGGGGTCGACCCGGTGGGGCATGCTGCGCGCGGTGGTCATCCCCTTCGGCAGCGGCGGCATCATCGGTGGCTCGATGCTCGGCCTCGGCCGGGCCCTCGGCGAGACCATCGCCGTCTCGCTCCTGCTCCCGCAGGCGCCCAGCGCTGCGGTCCACATCTTCCAGTACGGCGGCTCCACGATCGCGGGCTTCATCGCGACCAACGCCGGCGCGGGTGGGCTGGCCCTCTCGGGGTTGCTGGCGGCCGGGCTCGTGCTCTTCGCCTTCACCCTGACCACCAACTTCGTCGCCAGCATCATCATCGCCCGCAGCCGCTCCGGCGCCGGCCTGGAGGCCTGAGCCATGACGACCACCGACGTCACGCGGGTCGTCACGGCGCCACCGCCCCCCAGCCCACCGCTCCGGGCCGCACCGCCGACGGTGCGCACCCGGGTCCGGCCGGCCTTGTGGACCACGCCCGACATCCTGCTGGTGGCGGGCTGCGCCCTGTCGGCCGCCATGCTGACGGCACTGCTGATGCACGTGCTGGTCGACTCTCCCGGGTGGCTGGCCGACCTGGTGGTCTGGTACCTCCTCGCTCTGGCGATGACCTACGCCGTCACCCGCGACCAGCTCGGGGTGCTGGCGGCCCGCGACCGGGTCGTCACCATCGTGCTGACCACCGGCGCCGTGCTGCTGCTGGTGCCGCTCATCAGCCTGCTCGCCTACGTCACCGTCCGCGGCCTGCCGCACCTGACGCTCAGCTTCTTCACCCACGACCTGCGGGGGGTGACGCCCGAGTCGCCCCCGGAGGTCGGCGGGGGGTTGCACGCCATCATCGGGACGCTCGAGCAGGCGGGGGTCGCCCTGGTCTTCGTGCTCCCCCTCGGCGTCGTCACCGCCGTCTTCCTCAACGAGACCCGCAGCCGCATGCGCCGGTGGGTGCGCATCATCGTCGACGCGATGAGCGGCCTGCCCTCCATCGTGGCCGGCCTCTTCATCTACTCCGCCCTCGTCGTGAGCCGCCCCGGAGGCTGGGAGCTGTTCAACTTCAACGGGTTCATGGCCTCGCTGGCCCTCTCGCTCGTCATGCTCCCCACCGTCACCCGCACCGTCGAGGTCGTGCTGCGGCTCGTGCCCGGTGGTCTGCGTGAAGCGTCCCTCGCCCTCGGGGCGAGCCGGGCCCGCACGGTATGGAGCGTCGTGCTCCCCACCGCGCGCAGCGGGGTCACGACGGCCATCGTCCTCGGCCTGGCCCGCATCGTCGGCGAGACGGCACCGCTGCTGTTCACGGCCTTCGGCAACACCATCATCAACGCCAACCCGTTCAACGGGCCGCAGGAGAGCCTTCCGCTCTACGTCTACCGGCTGGTCAAGCAGCCGTCCGAGAACGAGCGCGACCGCGGCTACATCGGGGCGCTCGTGCTCATCGGCGTCGTGGTCGTGCTCTTCCTCATCGCGCGCTCCCTCGGCCGGCAGGCCGTCGGACGCAGCGGCCGGCTGCGCCGGCTCCGGTCGTCGATGCCCTCCTTCGCGCGACCACAGCCCGCATTCGCCGCCCCGCCCGACCTCGCCTCGTCCGCCGACGAAAGGACCCCCGTGACCCTCACCGACCCGGCCCCACCGGCCACCGCGCGCGAGCGCTTCGACGCCATCCGGTTCATCGGCGGACCCCCCGAGGGGGCCGCCAGCATCGAGTCGGTCGACGTGTGCGCCTGGTTCGGCGAGCGGCTGGTGCTCGAGGACGTCAACCTCGTCATGCCGACCAACAAGGTCACGGCGCTCATCGGGCCGTCCGGCTGCGGCAAGTCGACCTTCCTGCGCATCCTCAACCGCATGCACGAGCTGGTGCCCTCGGCAACGCTCTCGGGTGAGGTGCTGCTCGACGGCGACGACATCTACGCCCGCCAGATGCGCGCCCAGCAGGTGCGCGCCCGCGTGGGGATGGTCTTCCAGAAGCCGAACCCCTTCCCCGCCATGAGCATCCGCGACAACGTGCTCTCGGGCCTCAAGCTCGGAGGGATGCAGTGCTCCGACAAGGACGCCCTGGTCGAGCAGAGCCTGGAACGGGCCGGCCTGTGGCGCGAGGTGCGCGACCGGCTCGACTCCGCCGGCGGCGCTCTCTCCGGCGGTCAGCAGCAGCGTCTGTGCATCGCCCGGTCCCTGGCCGTCCGGCCCAACGTGCTGCTCATGGACGAGCCGTGCTCGGCCCTCGACCCGACGTCGACGCGCCGCATCGAGGAGACCATCCAGCAGCTGTCTAGCGACGTCACCGTCATCATCGTCACCCACAACATGCAGCAGGCCCAGCGCGTCTCCGACTTCTGCGCCTTCTTCCTCGCTGCCGAGAACGAGCCCGGACGGGTCATCGAGCACGGCCTCACGACCGACATCTTCGAGCGACCGGTCGACTCCCGCACCAACGACTACGTCAACGGCCGCTTCGGCTGACCCGCCGCCCACGACCCCAGCCCGCCCGACCCAGGATCTGAGCACCCATGACCATCAGTCGAACCCACCGCTTCCGTCGCCGACTCATCGTCGCCGTCGCGGCCGGGCTGGCGCTGTGCCTCCCCGCCACCTCCTCGCACGCCGAGTCCCTGGCCCCCATCAGCGGCTCCGGCTCGACCTACGTGGGGGTCGCCATGCGCAAGTGGGTGGCCGACGGCCAGACCCTCGGCATGTCGATCGGTTACACGCCGTCCGGCTCCCCCACGGGACTCAACCTCTACTCGCAGAACACCGTCGACTTCGCCGGCACCGAGGCCGAGTTCACGTCGATCGGTGTGGGCGCACCCCCGCGTGGTTTCCAGTACGTGCCTGACGTGGCCGGTGCGGTGGCCATCATGTACAACATCTCGGAGTCGTCCGGCCGCAAGGTCGACTACCTGCACCTCGACCGCAAGACGGTGGCCCGCATCTTCACCGGCGAGATCACCACGTGGGACGACCCGGCGATCGTGGCCACCAACAAGGGGATCCACTTCCCCTCCCAGCCCATCCGGGTCGTGCTGCGCAACAACCCGTCGGGCACGACGGCCCTGTTCTACGACTTCAACGCGACCACCCTGGGCGCGGAGTACACCAACCGCTTCCGCCAGTTCGGGTGCGCCGGCGTGGCCCAGCGGCCAGTCCAGATCACCTGCACCAACCCGGCCTACATCCCCCACAACATCGTCCTCAACGACTCCGACCAGATCGCGCAGTACCTCTCCAGCCCGGCGGGCAAATGGTCGATCGGCTTCGACGAGTTCGCCTACGCCAAGGTCTACGGGGCCTCGACCGCGTGGATCCAGAACGGTGGCGGGAAGTACGTCCTGCCCTACGCCCAGAACATCTCCACGGCGCTGGTGGGAGCCAAGCTGCGGCCCGACCTCAGCCAGGACCTCAGCGCGGTCTACGCCAGCACCAACC
Proteins encoded in this region:
- the pstC gene encoding phosphate ABC transporter permease subunit PstC, which encodes MAATPLPSRTFSRTRHAGRRPDDRPSGADRVFAGLTTTSGVVVLALLTLIAVFLVRQAWPALSASGWSFFSTVSFTVSQPPVLGVLGLLIGTVVVAVIAVVIAVPVSILTALFITDVAQGRVRATMMGLLDLLAALPSLLYGLWGFAFLSPLLPSVTSWLAARLGFIPVFRVDDTAPLISSYFIAGLVVSLMVLPIITSVVREVFMQVPSGEKEAALALGSTRWGMLRAVVIPFGSGGIIGGSMLGLGRALGETIAVSLLLPQAPSAAVHIFQYGGSTIAGFIATNAGAGGLALSGLLAAGLVLFAFTLTTNFVASIIIARSRSGAGLEA
- a CDS encoding phosphate ABC transporter ATP-binding protein, with amino-acid sequence MESVDVCAWFGERLVLEDVNLVMPTNKVTALIGPSGCGKSTFLRILNRMHELVPSATLSGEVLLDGDDIYARQMRAQQVRARVGMVFQKPNPFPAMSIRDNVLSGLKLGGMQCSDKDALVEQSLERAGLWREVRDRLDSAGGALSGGQQQRLCIARSLAVRPNVLLMDEPCSALDPTSTRRIEETIQQLSSDVTVIIVTHNMQQAQRVSDFCAFFLAAENEPGRVIEHGLTTDIFERPVDSRTNDYVNGRFG
- a CDS encoding substrate-binding domain-containing protein, which translates into the protein MTISRTHRFRRRLIVAVAAGLALCLPATSSHAESLAPISGSGSTYVGVAMRKWVADGQTLGMSIGYTPSGSPTGLNLYSQNTVDFAGTEAEFTSIGVGAPPRGFQYVPDVAGAVAIMYNISESSGRKVDYLHLDRKTVARIFTGEITTWDDPAIVATNKGIHFPSQPIRVVLRNNPSGTTALFYDFNATTLGAEYTNRFRQFGCAGVAQRPVQITCTNPAYIPHNIVLNDSDQIAQYLSSPAGKWSIGFDEFAYAKVYGASTAWIQNGGGKYVLPYAQNISTALVGAKLRPDLSQDLSAVYASTNPQAYPISAYSYMTTQCAVTGSRPTCQGPYSDAGKSGTLAKWMRYIACDGQVSMAALGYSPLPPNLSQEMMNSVGRLTGAAPTALTASNCSNPRFQGSLGAGSTSPCDPFVCGKGSAPSTGGSTGSSAPGAAGTGSTAPVTSGKGRTTPSTTSAATGKQTTTSGGATPGGAVPPGAVTAQKGADGGAVVALGGSDAASWRRAEPVQFTAAVPTDPFGALPAAIVLVALLAPIFVVRRRRASAGAPPVTPKG